A genomic region of Thermodesulfobium narugense DSM 14796 contains the following coding sequences:
- a CDS encoding UbiA-like polyprenyltransferase, producing MKLTNILNDIRVEHTVFSLPFLLASAFIASNGFPEIDKLILIILALLFARAAAMSFNRFADANIDKFNPRTAKRSIPKGAVKRKDMFLFVCFCSAMFILTSYFLGNLTFLLSPVALFIVFFYSYTKRFTALSHIVLGLALSLAPGGAWIALRNDFGLVPFFMMFAVVFWLAGFDVLYSLQDLKYDIKQGLHSIPVAIGEKNSLYVARFFHSLTILFLCPIGILAQISFVYYLGLIIFAGLLLYEHSLVKPNDLSKIDVAFFNVNAICSFIYAFFVIFSVLIK from the coding sequence TTGAAACTAACGAACATTCTCAACGATATAAGAGTGGAACATACTGTTTTTTCACTGCCCTTTTTATTAGCCTCTGCATTTATAGCTTCAAATGGTTTTCCTGAAATTGATAAATTAATTCTTATAATATTGGCACTTTTGTTTGCAAGGGCTGCGGCTATGTCCTTTAATCGATTTGCAGATGCAAATATTGACAAATTCAATCCAAGAACCGCAAAGAGATCTATTCCAAAGGGTGCAGTGAAAAGAAAAGATATGTTTTTGTTTGTATGTTTTTGTTCGGCAATGTTTATTTTAACCTCGTACTTTCTTGGAAATTTGACATTTTTGCTGTCTCCTGTAGCACTTTTTATAGTTTTTTTCTATTCATATACGAAAAGATTTACTGCACTAAGTCATATAGTTTTAGGTCTTGCCCTAAGTCTTGCACCTGGTGGAGCGTGGATTGCATTGAGAAATGATTTTGGTTTAGTCCCGTTTTTTATGATGTTTGCTGTAGTTTTCTGGCTTGCAGGATTTGACGTTTTGTATTCTCTTCAGGATCTAAAATATGATATAAAACAAGGACTCCACTCTATACCTGTTGCAATAGGCGAGAAGAATTCTTTATATGTGGCAAGGTTTTTTCACTCCCTTACCATACTCTTTTTGTGCCCAATAGGAATATTGGCTCAAATAAGTTTCGTTTACTATCTAGGCTTAATTATATTTGCAGGCCTTTTGCTGTATGAGCATTCCTTGGTAAAGCCAAACGATCTTTCTAAAATAGATGTTGCTTTTTTCAACGTTAACGCTATTTGTTCATTTATATATGCTTTTTTTGTAATTTTTTCTGTTTTAATAAAATAA
- a CDS encoding 7-carboxy-7-deazaguanine synthase QueE — translation MIAIHSIFESISGEVGFMPQGSWCTIVRLQGCNLRCRWCDTKDSQSIEAKYMLSIDEVIDRCKNHKVLITGGEPLIQEETLKLIDRLIERHHFVQIETNGSIFLPSGYSSDCGWVVDYKGPSSGMMDRMPSFEEFIDNWIEHRVIVKLVVDNSKEDLEFVFQILSKMYGLFQFAISPLDAKGEKILDIVNFIRERDEKLLGDLIFSIQMHKVVGLL, via the coding sequence GTGATAGCGATTCATTCTATATTTGAAAGCATATCAGGGGAAGTAGGATTTATGCCTCAGGGTTCCTGGTGCACAATAGTAAGGCTTCAAGGGTGTAATTTGAGATGTAGATGGTGCGATACAAAGGATTCTCAGAGCATTGAAGCTAAATATATGCTTTCAATTGATGAGGTTATAGATAGGTGCAAAAACCATAAGGTGCTCATTACTGGGGGAGAGCCACTTATTCAAGAAGAAACTCTCAAGTTGATAGATCGCTTGATAGAGAGACATCACTTTGTTCAGATAGAAACTAATGGAAGTATATTCTTACCAAGTGGTTATTCGTCCGATTGTGGTTGGGTGGTGGACTACAAGGGTCCGTCTTCTGGGATGATGGACAGGATGCCTTCATTTGAGGAGTTTATAGATAACTGGATAGAGCACAGGGTTATAGTGAAGCTAGTAGTGGACAACTCTAAAGAGGATCTTGAATTTGTTTTTCAAATCCTTTCAAAGATGTACGGTCTTTTTCAATTTGCGATTAGCCCTCTGGATGCAAAGGGAGAAAAGATCTTAGATATTGTAAACTTTATTAGGGAGAGGGACGAAAAATTATTGGGCGATCTGATATTTTCAATTCAGATGCACAAGGTTGTGGGGCTTTTGTAG
- the queD gene encoding 6-carboxytetrahydropterin synthase QueD: protein MRIKVYKEFSFSAAHKLVDYKGDCANLHGHTYRLGVAVSGPIGENSMVIDFKILKNIVEERIISKLDHKYLNDIIYNPTAEKVCEWILNELKDSVPESVKLEFVRLWESETSYVEISV from the coding sequence ATGAGAATAAAGGTTTATAAGGAATTTAGCTTTTCTGCTGCACACAAGCTAGTAGATTATAAAGGCGATTGTGCCAATCTTCATGGGCATACTTACAGGTTAGGAGTCGCAGTGTCTGGACCTATTGGAGAAAACTCTATGGTAATAGATTTTAAAATCCTTAAAAATATTGTAGAAGAAAGGATAATTTCTAAATTGGATCACAAATACTTAAACGATATTATATATAACCCCACTGCCGAGAAGGTTTGTGAGTGGATATTAAACGAATTAAAAGATTCTGTACCTGAAAGCGTAAAATTAGAATTTGTAAGGCTTTGGGAATCAGAAACATCTTATGTGGAGATATCTGTATAG
- a CDS encoding Bax inhibitor-1/YccA family protein produces MYRPYNDELTSRTVALDVSGFFRGVFTWMFLGLLFTGVISYLVASNDSILRFILSNPILFYGIIALQFAAVITLSAAITKLPAEVAEFIFILYSTLTGVTFSTLFVIYTSSSIASTFFVTAISFGVMALLGYTTKADLTKMGTFMMAGLIAIIIGFIINIFLHSSALVLLLSVVGVIVFLGLTAYDMQKLKKIYAAGLFDERKETVLGALTLYLDFINLFLMLLNIMGNRRD; encoded by the coding sequence ATGTATAGGCCATATAATGATGAGCTAACGAGTAGAACAGTTGCTCTTGACGTATCGGGATTTTTTAGAGGAGTATTTACGTGGATGTTTTTGGGGCTCTTGTTTACAGGAGTGATTTCATATTTAGTAGCATCAAACGATTCAATTTTAAGGTTTATTTTGAGTAACCCAATCTTGTTTTATGGGATAATTGCTTTGCAATTTGCAGCAGTGATAACCCTTTCTGCTGCTATTACAAAGCTCCCTGCTGAGGTTGCAGAGTTTATCTTCATATTGTATTCTACTTTAACTGGAGTAACCTTTTCGACGCTATTTGTAATTTATACTTCTAGTTCCATAGCTTCTACCTTTTTTGTTACTGCTATATCTTTTGGCGTAATGGCTCTACTTGGATACACAACAAAAGCAGACCTGACTAAGATGGGAACATTTATGATGGCTGGGCTTATTGCAATAATAATAGGTTTTATTATAAATATTTTCTTGCACAGTAGCGCTTTGGTGCTTCTTTTGTCTGTAGTAGGCGTGATTGTCTTTTTGGGACTTACTGCATATGATATGCAAAAGCTTAAAAAGATATATGCTGCTGGCCTCTTTGACGAGAGAAAAGAGACAGTACTTGGTGCTCTTACATTATATTTGGACTTCATAAACCTATTTCTTATGCTGCTGAATATAATGGGAAATAGAAGAGACTAA
- a CDS encoding DNA adenine methylase, translated as MPIVLEKENYKEKLKAHPIVKWAGGKRQLISIIKENMPKHFNRYFEPFIGGGAVFFEIQPENAYISDTNEELINLYNVVKNNPLQLIADLRKHINTKEYFLKIRNADRNASYRNWSDVQKASRFVYLNRTCFNGLYRVNSKGQFNVPFGNYSNPKIVDEENILNCSKILKNTQISCKNFVEILNYVKKGDFVYFDPPYLPLNKTSSFTSYTKEGFNIDMQFKLKAVCDEIDKKGAKFLLSNSDTEVINELYKSYNIKKVFASRAINSNAKGRGKITEVLIRNY; from the coding sequence ATGCCAATAGTTTTAGAAAAAGAAAATTATAAAGAAAAACTAAAGGCTCATCCGATTGTTAAATGGGCAGGAGGGAAAAGGCAGTTAATTTCGATAATTAAAGAAAACATGCCCAAACATTTCAATCGCTATTTCGAACCTTTTATAGGAGGCGGCGCTGTTTTCTTTGAAATACAACCTGAAAATGCCTACATTTCTGATACAAATGAAGAATTGATAAATTTATACAATGTAGTAAAAAATAATCCCCTACAGTTAATAGCCGATTTACGCAAACACATAAATACGAAAGAATATTTCCTAAAAATTAGAAACGCTGACAGGAATGCAAGCTATAGAAATTGGTCAGATGTCCAAAAGGCAAGCCGCTTTGTTTACTTAAATAGAACTTGTTTCAATGGGCTCTATAGGGTTAATAGCAAGGGTCAATTCAATGTACCTTTTGGAAATTATTCAAACCCAAAAATTGTTGATGAAGAAAATATTCTCAATTGTTCGAAAATTTTAAAAAATACACAGATAAGTTGTAAAAATTTTGTTGAAATATTAAACTACGTAAAAAAAGGCGACTTTGTCTATTTTGATCCCCCATATCTTCCTTTAAATAAAACGTCAAGCTTCACATCATACACAAAAGAAGGATTTAACATTGACATGCAGTTTAAGCTCAAAGCTGTTTGCGATGAAATTGACAAAAAAGGCGCAAAATTTTTACTCTCCAATTCTGATACGGAAGTTATAAACGAGCTATACAAATCATACAATATTAAAAAGGTCTTTGCATCGCGCGCTATTAATTCAAACGCAAAAGGAAGGGGCAAGATAACAGAGGTATTAATTAGAAATTACTGA
- a CDS encoding SemiSWEET family sugar transporter, with protein MLTTSSLVPQVIKAWKTRSTNDISLIMLVMMWIGVFCWVIYGLSIFQMPIVLWNFISFVLLSVLLYFKKSSKNSY; from the coding sequence ATGCTTACAACTAGCTCTCTTGTGCCACAGGTAATAAAGGCATGGAAGACGCGCTCAACAAATGACATATCCCTCATAATGTTAGTTATGATGTGGATAGGAGTATTTTGCTGGGTAATATATGGCCTCTCTATATTCCAAATGCCAATAGTTTTGTGGAACTTTATAAGCTTTGTTTTGTTATCAGTTCTCCTATATTTTAAAAAAAGCTCCAAAAATTCCTATTAG
- a CDS encoding HEAT repeat domain-containing protein — translation MAIKYFCPFCKAELPEDLEICPFCKTDLRDNVSYDDKIILSLDHPILDVRMLSIKLVGEKCIKKALPKLSDLANKSSDPLELIAIYKSLKQIGSSEANKIIEKIRQKNNKIVNNYIDEITS, via the coding sequence TTGGCTATAAAATATTTTTGTCCATTCTGCAAAGCTGAGTTGCCAGAAGATTTGGAAATCTGTCCCTTTTGCAAAACTGATTTGAGGGATAATGTTTCTTATGATGATAAGATAATATTGTCTTTAGACCATCCAATACTTGATGTTAGAATGTTATCTATTAAGTTGGTTGGAGAAAAGTGCATAAAAAAGGCCTTGCCAAAACTATCTGATCTTGCAAACAAATCAAGCGATCCGTTGGAGCTAATTGCTATATACAAGTCTTTAAAGCAAATTGGTTCAAGTGAAGCTAATAAGATAATAGAAAAGATAAGACAAAAGAATAATAAAATTGTGAACAACTATATAGATGAAATTACATCTTGA
- the cobA gene encoding uroporphyrinogen-III C-methyltransferase produces MGKVFLVGAGPGNDGLFTIRGMNILKKAQVLVFDRLIPKELLQMVPESCEQIYVGKESSKHAMKQDDINKLLADRASEGKLVVRLKGGDPFLFGRGGEEALYLKERGIEFELVPGISAALAVPLYAGIPVTHRKVASSYAIFTGHEDPTKEDSTIDWEHSLGADTLVFFMGVERLDKIVEKIIAVRKDKEISCALIQNGTLPTQKVVVGNLSNIVELAEENSIKPPALFVVGNVVKLRDDLTWFEKKLLFGKRVVVTRSRIKASLLSERLKEEGAEVFEIPVIKCVQIADQSEFDFIFNNLCSYDFIIFSSSTGVDIFFENLFRSGYDSRCIRSKIAVIGDGTSEALLKYGIRADIVPDKFVAESLVDSIEKTNEPKKILIPRAKEGRDELVRGLLEKGYVVDDFHIYSVQPEKILKDEVEKVFQDEKETFITFASSKTAEYFYESLGEHKDIALRKAKVVSIGPITSEKAKNLGFNVVAQAEEYNINGLVKALIDYVKK; encoded by the coding sequence ATGGGAAAAGTTTTTTTAGTTGGTGCAGGTCCTGGGAATGATGGACTCTTTACTATACGAGGGATGAATATTTTGAAAAAGGCTCAAGTTCTGGTTTTTGATAGACTTATTCCCAAAGAGCTATTACAGATGGTTCCAGAAAGCTGTGAACAAATTTATGTAGGAAAAGAATCGAGCAAACATGCAATGAAGCAAGATGATATAAACAAGTTGCTTGCTGATAGGGCATCTGAGGGCAAGTTGGTAGTCAGGTTAAAGGGAGGGGATCCATTTTTATTTGGTAGGGGAGGAGAAGAGGCTTTGTATCTTAAAGAAAGGGGTATAGAGTTTGAATTGGTTCCAGGAATTAGCGCGGCTTTAGCTGTACCTTTGTATGCAGGAATTCCTGTTACACACAGAAAGGTTGCTTCATCATATGCTATCTTTACTGGTCATGAGGACCCTACCAAAGAGGACTCTACTATTGATTGGGAGCACTCTCTTGGGGCAGATACTCTTGTTTTCTTTATGGGGGTAGAGAGGCTTGATAAGATAGTAGAAAAGATAATTGCTGTTAGAAAGGATAAAGAAATTTCTTGTGCACTTATTCAAAACGGCACTCTTCCCACTCAGAAGGTAGTTGTTGGAAACTTGTCAAATATAGTAGAACTTGCTGAAGAAAATTCAATCAAACCTCCTGCACTGTTTGTGGTTGGAAATGTCGTAAAATTGAGAGATGATCTGACATGGTTTGAGAAAAAATTATTGTTTGGAAAAAGAGTTGTAGTAACCAGATCAAGAATAAAAGCAAGTCTATTAAGTGAAAGGTTAAAGGAAGAAGGAGCAGAGGTATTTGAGATACCTGTTATAAAGTGTGTTCAAATAGCCGATCAAAGCGAATTTGATTTTATTTTTAATAACTTATGTAGTTATGATTTTATTATTTTTAGTTCATCAACGGGAGTAGATATCTTTTTTGAAAACCTGTTTAGATCTGGATATGATAGCAGGTGCATAAGATCTAAGATTGCTGTAATAGGTGATGGAACTAGTGAAGCACTTTTGAAATATGGGATAAGGGCGGATATCGTACCTGATAAGTTTGTGGCTGAAAGCCTTGTCGACAGCATTGAAAAAACTAATGAGCCTAAGAAAATTTTAATACCGAGGGCAAAAGAAGGCAGAGATGAGCTAGTAAGAGGTTTGTTGGAAAAAGGGTATGTGGTAGATGATTTTCACATATATTCTGTACAACCTGAAAAAATTTTAAAGGATGAAGTTGAAAAGGTTTTTCAAGACGAGAAAGAAACTTTTATAACCTTTGCAAGCTCTAAGACAGCTGAGTATTTTTATGAATCACTTGGGGAGCACAAAGATATAGCGCTTAGAAAAGCTAAAGTAGTGTCTATTGGGCCTATTACTTCTGAGAAAGCGAAGAATTTGGGATTTAATGTAGTGGCTCAGGCAGAAGAGTACAACATAAACGGATTGGTAAAGGCTCTAATAGACTACGTAAAAAAATGA
- a CDS encoding response regulator, producing the protein MRLLIVEDEKTLANLIKKGFEEEGYAVDVTYNGEDGLFFAKNNIYDAIVLDIMLPIIDGISLLKELREQNISTPVIILTAKDSVKDKVLGLDSGSDDYLTKPFSFEELLSRVRALIRRRFATSSPIIKISDLVIDTAQKTIKRGNKRIDLSAKEYALLEYLALNKNKVISRTSIIEHLYDEDFDLYSNVIDVFINRIRNKIDKDFDKKLIHTYRGIGYSLKE; encoded by the coding sequence TTGATAGTAGAAGATGAAAAGACTCTTGCGAATTTAATAAAAAAGGGCTTTGAAGAAGAAGGTTATGCCGTAGATGTCACATACAACGGCGAGGATGGTCTTTTTTTTGCAAAAAACAATATTTATGATGCCATAGTGCTTGACATTATGCTGCCAATTATTGACGGCATTAGCTTATTGAAAGAGTTAAGGGAACAAAATATTTCAACGCCAGTTATCATACTTACAGCTAAAGACTCTGTAAAGGATAAGGTACTCGGTTTGGACAGCGGCTCTGACGACTACCTTACAAAGCCATTCTCTTTTGAAGAGCTGCTTTCCAGAGTAAGGGCTTTGATAAGGCGAAGATTTGCAACATCCAGCCCAATAATAAAAATTTCTGATTTAGTAATTGATACTGCACAAAAAACTATCAAAAGGGGCAATAAAAGAATTGATCTTAGCGCAAAGGAATATGCTCTTCTTGAATACTTAGCCTTAAACAAAAATAAAGTAATAAGTCGCACATCAATAATCGAGCACTTATACGATGAAGATTTTGATTTATATAGCAACGTTATAGATGTATTTATCAATAGAATCAGGAATAAAATTGACAAAGATTTTGACAAAAAGTTGATTCACACATATCGTGGCATTGGTTACAGCCTAAAAGAGTGA
- a CDS encoding sensor histidine kinase, which produces MNSIKFRLFIFYLIISSIIFGILGTFLFFSLKSIVLESIDNALIVKSKAIATLIDEDNGINLQFSDEILKEYSKNSNQYFQIIQNSKIVEKSESLGSDNLPIVGSAKTFYFKNRILRIVPYNITINNEHLLIECAQDIENRIDLLQTYLSVLLLSIFGAILLSALGSLFIVNIMLKPIKQISYTISKLSESNLFQSHIDENVVDELKPLAISFNRTFKKLDNAFTKQKQFVSDVSHELKTPLSVIMMETEISLRKQRSIQEYINTIKQIKERAQHMKSIINTLFKLIKIENTQLLEKRILDIQEIIHKSVTLLKDQIEKKRLICNIQGNTFLIDADETLIMEVFLNLIDNAIKYNREGGTIDIFIHPEKRVEIVDSGIGIPKESLERVFDKFYRADPSRSKEIEGLGLGLSLVKEILDLHNARIEIESTPDVGTKILLSFY; this is translated from the coding sequence GTGAATTCTATAAAATTTAGACTATTTATATTCTACCTTATCATATCATCTATAATATTTGGGATATTAGGTACTTTTTTGTTCTTTAGTCTTAAAAGTATCGTTCTAGAATCAATTGATAATGCTCTTATTGTAAAGTCTAAGGCAATAGCTACTCTTATAGACGAAGACAACGGCATAAACTTACAGTTTTCTGATGAGATTCTAAAAGAATATTCAAAAAACTCAAATCAGTATTTCCAGATAATTCAGAACTCAAAAATTGTAGAAAAATCTGAATCCTTAGGATCTGATAATTTGCCTATTGTAGGTTCGGCAAAAACTTTCTACTTTAAAAATAGAATCCTTCGAATCGTACCATACAATATAACTATAAATAATGAACATCTTTTAATAGAATGTGCTCAAGACATTGAAAATAGAATAGATTTGCTCCAAACTTACTTAAGCGTACTACTTTTATCAATTTTTGGGGCAATTTTATTGAGCGCTTTAGGTAGCCTATTTATCGTAAACATAATGCTCAAGCCAATTAAACAGATCTCTTACACAATAAGTAAACTTTCAGAATCTAATCTATTCCAGAGCCACATCGACGAAAATGTAGTAGATGAACTCAAGCCTCTTGCTATTTCTTTTAATAGAACGTTCAAAAAACTTGATAATGCTTTTACTAAACAAAAACAATTTGTCTCAGACGTCTCTCACGAATTAAAAACTCCTCTTAGCGTAATAATGATGGAAACAGAGATTTCGCTCAGAAAACAACGAAGCATACAAGAATATATTAATACCATTAAACAGATTAAAGAAAGAGCCCAACACATGAAAAGCATTATAAACACTCTGTTCAAGCTTATAAAAATAGAAAACACACAGCTTCTGGAGAAGAGAATTCTTGATATACAAGAAATAATTCATAAATCAGTCACACTATTAAAAGATCAAATAGAAAAGAAACGTTTAATTTGCAACATACAAGGCAATACATTTTTGATTGATGCTGATGAAACGCTAATTATGGAGGTCTTTTTAAACCTTATAGACAATGCAATCAAGTATAATAGAGAAGGCGGCACGATAGATATTTTCATTCATCCAGAAAAACGCGTAGAGATAGTCGATAGTGGTATCGGAATACCAAAAGAATCGCTTGAAAGGGTGTTTGACAAGTTCTATAGGGCAGATCCTTCCAGGTCAAAAGAAATTGAAGGTTTAGGACTGGGCCTAAGCCTTGTAAAGGAAATTTTAGATCTGCACAATGCCAGGATTGAAATAGAGAGCACGCCCGATGTGGGAACGAAGATTTTGCTTTCATTTTACTGA
- a CDS encoding damage-control phosphatase ARMT1 family protein produces the protein MKLHLDCIVCFQKQALFATKDLDESLRAKILKKVMLFLCNADWETSPDELANEVHFIIREVSGLSDPYKEVKERSNRIALEMCPELKEILDREKFENRLYTAAKLAIAGNIIDFGPSNEFDLKNTVNEVMNKDLAIDNFDSLKKKIVSSERLLYFADNAGEIVFDRIFIEEMLRTRDRPFKQISFVVKSGPIINDTMLEDACNVGIDKLPNVKFLEISNGEKNSAPSRRSDEVRRYINEHDIVISKGQGNFEGLSEFHNIFFMLMAKCNIIAKELGVDIGSSVIKYKK, from the coding sequence ATGAAATTACATCTTGATTGTATAGTTTGTTTTCAAAAACAAGCTCTCTTTGCTACAAAAGATTTGGATGAGAGCTTGCGGGCAAAGATATTAAAGAAAGTGATGCTTTTTCTGTGTAATGCTGATTGGGAGACTTCTCCTGATGAGTTAGCAAACGAGGTTCACTTTATTATAAGAGAGGTCTCTGGCTTATCAGATCCATATAAAGAAGTTAAAGAGAGAAGCAATAGAATTGCTCTTGAGATGTGCCCTGAATTAAAAGAAATTTTGGATAGAGAAAAATTTGAAAATAGGCTTTATACGGCTGCGAAGCTAGCTATTGCGGGAAACATAATAGATTTTGGTCCCTCTAATGAGTTTGATCTTAAGAACACTGTGAATGAAGTAATGAACAAAGATTTGGCTATTGATAACTTTGATAGTCTTAAGAAAAAGATAGTTTCTTCTGAAAGACTACTCTACTTTGCAGACAACGCAGGAGAGATAGTCTTTGACAGGATATTTATTGAAGAGATGTTAAGAACAAGAGATAGGCCATTTAAACAAATTAGCTTTGTAGTAAAGAGCGGACCTATAATAAACGATACAATGTTGGAAGATGCTTGTAATGTAGGAATTGACAAACTTCCTAATGTTAAATTCTTAGAGATTTCAAACGGAGAAAAGAATAGTGCTCCCTCAAGAAGAAGCGATGAAGTGAGAAGATATATAAATGAACATGATATAGTAATTTCAAAAGGGCAGGGGAATTTTGAGGGATTAAGTGAGTTTCATAATATTTTCTTTATGTTGATGGCAAAATGTAACATAATAGCAAAGGAACTTGGAGTTGATATAGGAAGTAGCGTTATAAAATATAAGAAATAA
- a CDS encoding menaquinone biosynthesis decarboxylase gives MGEYLSFLEKKNELKRIKVEVDRYLEITEIADRFVKVGGPALYFERVKNSNFPLAINIFGTWDRVISAIGNPEDIAKRIEELLKFPTKKVGFWDALKSLPDVLGLINIKPKIVNKAPCQEVILKGDEVNLGDLPILHCWPLDGGPFITLPLVITQDPITKERNLGMYRMQVFDKNTTGMHWHHHKDGARHYSKLNPGEKMPIAVAIGADPATIYAATAPLPPNVDEFVFAGFLRGSGVEMVKAVTSDLLVPAQAEFVLEGYVVKGELRREGPFGDHTGFYSLEDDFPVFHVDCITHRKNPIYVATIVGRPPMEDAYLGKATERIFLPMLKMTLPEIVDINLPIEGVFHNLAVVSIKKQYPGHARKVMHALWGLGQMSFTKFIIVVDEDVNVHDMSFVRWKALNNVDPERDIEIVKGPVDVLDHAAPYPRFGSKMGIDATRKMKEEGLVREFPPDIVMDKKIKDLVSKRWKEYGF, from the coding sequence TTGGGTGAATACTTATCTTTTTTAGAAAAGAAAAATGAGTTAAAGAGAATAAAAGTTGAAGTTGACAGATACCTTGAAATAACGGAGATTGCAGATAGATTTGTAAAGGTAGGAGGACCTGCTCTTTACTTTGAAAGGGTAAAAAATTCTAATTTTCCTTTGGCTATTAACATTTTCGGTACTTGGGATAGAGTGATAAGTGCAATAGGAAATCCTGAAGACATTGCTAAAAGGATTGAAGAATTGCTTAAGTTTCCAACTAAGAAAGTTGGTTTTTGGGATGCTTTGAAATCTTTACCGGATGTTTTGGGACTTATAAATATAAAACCAAAAATTGTAAATAAAGCTCCGTGTCAGGAAGTAATATTAAAGGGTGACGAAGTAAATTTAGGCGATCTACCAATACTACATTGCTGGCCACTTGATGGTGGGCCGTTTATTACTCTTCCGCTTGTTATTACTCAGGATCCAATAACAAAAGAGAGAAACCTTGGGATGTACAGGATGCAAGTGTTTGATAAAAATACGACAGGTATGCACTGGCATCACCATAAGGATGGGGCAAGACACTATTCAAAATTAAATCCTGGTGAGAAAATGCCTATTGCAGTAGCTATTGGCGCTGACCCTGCTACTATTTATGCTGCTACGGCACCTTTGCCGCCAAACGTTGACGAATTTGTTTTTGCTGGTTTTTTGAGAGGTTCCGGTGTAGAGATGGTTAAAGCTGTAACTTCAGATTTATTGGTGCCGGCTCAAGCTGAATTTGTGTTAGAAGGTTACGTGGTGAAGGGAGAACTTAGACGAGAGGGGCCATTTGGAGACCATACTGGATTTTATTCTTTGGAAGACGATTTCCCTGTTTTTCACGTTGATTGTATTACTCATAGAAAAAATCCTATTTATGTAGCTACTATTGTGGGAAGACCTCCTATGGAAGATGCATATCTTGGCAAGGCTACTGAAAGAATATTTCTTCCTATGCTGAAGATGACTTTGCCTGAGATAGTGGATATAAACTTGCCAATTGAAGGGGTATTTCATAATTTGGCAGTAGTTTCAATTAAAAAGCAATATCCAGGGCATGCGAGAAAGGTTATGCATGCGCTGTGGGGACTTGGTCAGATGAGTTTTACGAAATTTATTATAGTAGTTGATGAAGATGTAAACGTACACGACATGTCCTTTGTGAGATGGAAAGCGCTTAATAATGTAGATCCAGAAAGGGATATTGAAATTGTAAAGGGTCCAGTGGACGTTTTAGATCACGCTGCTCCCTATCCGAGATTTGGTTCCAAGATGGGGATAGATGCAACAAGGAAGATGAAAGAAGAGGGGCTTGTAAGAGAATTTCCTCCTGATATTGTGATGGATAAAAAGATAAAAGATTTGGTGAGCAAACGTTGGAAAGAATATGGATTTTAG
- a CDS encoding UbiX family flavin prenyltransferase → MKKIVIGITGASGIRYALKIIDVLKRECDLCVIYTRAARLVMMDEEGIDISEIKERHGDVKFYDESDFSCKYASGSQRPDAVIVCPCSAATLSSVANGLSSNLLERVCDVALKEGVKLILVFRETPLNLIHIENMKKVAMAGGIILPACPGFYNKPKSVEDMVDFVVAKTLKRIGIDSELLKPWEGDNKS, encoded by the coding sequence TTGAAAAAGATTGTAATAGGTATTACTGGAGCTAGCGGCATTAGATATGCTTTAAAAATAATTGACGTTTTAAAAAGAGAATGTGATTTGTGTGTGATATATACTAGGGCAGCAAGACTTGTGATGATGGATGAAGAAGGTATTGACATTAGTGAGATAAAAGAGAGACATGGCGATGTAAAGTTTTATGATGAAAGTGATTTTAGTTGCAAATATGCATCGGGCTCACAAAGACCAGATGCTGTAATTGTTTGTCCCTGTTCTGCTGCAACGCTTTCAAGCGTTGCCAATGGTTTGTCTTCAAATCTTTTGGAGCGCGTTTGTGATGTAGCCCTCAAAGAGGGTGTAAAGCTAATTTTAGTTTTTAGAGAAACGCCTCTAAACTTGATTCATATTGAAAATATGAAAAAGGTTGCTATGGCAGGAGGTATTATTTTGCCTGCCTGCCCAGGATTTTATAATAAACCAAAATCAGTAGAAGATATGGTAGATTTTGTGGTAGCGAAGACCTTAAAGAGGATAGGAATTGACAGCGAACTTTTAAAACCCTGGGAAGGTGACAATAAATCTTAA